From a region of the Nitrospirota bacterium genome:
- the trxA gene encoding thioredoxin — protein MAGQALQVSDSSWDAQVMKAPGLVMVDFWAVWCGPCQMVAPIIEELATEYAGKVKVMKLNTDENPEVAGRYQVMSIPTILFFKNGQPVEKLVGARPKRQFKETIDSLLAQATPSA, from the coding sequence GTGGCAGGACAGGCATTGCAGGTGAGCGACAGCAGTTGGGATGCCCAGGTTATGAAGGCGCCGGGCCTGGTGATGGTGGATTTCTGGGCCGTGTGGTGCGGGCCCTGCCAGATGGTCGCGCCGATCATCGAAGAATTGGCGACCGAGTATGCGGGCAAAGTAAAAGTCATGAAGCTGAACACCGACGAGAATCCGGAAGTGGCCGGACGATACCAGGTGATGAGCATTCCGACGATTTTGTTCTTCAAGAACGGGCAGCCGGTGGAGAAACTTGTCGGTGCGAGGCCCAAGCGGCAGTTTAAGGAAACGATCGATTCGCTTTTGGCGCAAGCGACTCCCTCCGCTTAA
- the recN gene encoding DNA repair protein RecN, giving the protein MLTELRIANFAVIEQLHLEFSSGFQVLTGETGAGKSILVDALALLIGGRAANDQIRAESEEAELQASFSIPAKSPLIASLRDCGVLAPDETELIIRRILSRSGRNRVYLNGRLTPLHQVQSLAGTLIDIHGQHEQQSLLAAQTQLDALDAFGQLGEACQAYATRFEAWRVQQQALNEAVRLAAERQAKEDFIRFQHKELAEAELRSGEEEALESERRRLSHSQRLGQLSDEAYELLYGAESSSLGSLGAVAQRLKELAGIDPEAVEWTGLCESATVELRELAGRLRDYRQGLEHDPDRLAQIEERLDKLQRLKKKYGAAGAAATVAQLLAKLEQLQGELEGLDQSESHLADLREKVIGAERDAVASAERLSEGRKKAAKKLEARVKAELSALRMEQTQFQIAVASDRSEAALGPTGCDRVEFLLSANPGEPLQPMAKVASGGELSRIMLALKTVLAESDGVPVLIFDEVDQGVGGAVAAVMGKRLKALAAYHQVFCITHLPQIASQAGAHYVVEKTVTKKRTVTTARRLDQTGRKEEVARMMGGLAITKNVREAAAEMIGGAEDGD; this is encoded by the coding sequence ATGCTCACCGAGCTGCGCATCGCCAACTTCGCGGTCATCGAACAGCTCCATCTTGAATTTTCCAGCGGGTTCCAGGTCCTGACCGGAGAGACCGGTGCGGGCAAGTCCATCCTCGTGGATGCCCTGGCCCTTCTGATCGGGGGGCGGGCCGCGAACGATCAGATCAGGGCCGAATCCGAAGAGGCAGAGCTGCAGGCCTCCTTTTCCATCCCGGCCAAGAGCCCTCTCATTGCCAGCCTTCGGGATTGCGGGGTCTTGGCTCCCGACGAAACCGAGCTCATCATCCGGCGTATCCTGTCCCGATCGGGCCGGAACCGAGTTTATCTCAACGGCCGGCTCACCCCGCTCCATCAGGTACAGAGCTTGGCCGGCACCCTCATTGACATTCACGGCCAGCACGAGCAGCAATCCTTGCTGGCGGCTCAGACGCAGTTGGACGCCCTGGATGCCTTCGGGCAGTTGGGCGAAGCCTGCCAGGCCTACGCCACGCGATTCGAAGCCTGGCGTGTTCAGCAGCAAGCGCTCAATGAGGCGGTCCGGCTGGCCGCCGAGCGGCAAGCGAAAGAAGATTTCATTCGGTTTCAGCACAAGGAACTGGCGGAAGCGGAGCTCCGCTCCGGAGAGGAAGAAGCCTTGGAGTCAGAGCGCCGCCGGCTGAGCCACTCCCAACGGCTGGGGCAACTGAGCGACGAGGCCTATGAGCTGCTGTATGGAGCGGAATCTTCGTCGTTAGGCTCTCTGGGCGCGGTGGCCCAGCGCTTGAAAGAGTTGGCGGGGATTGATCCGGAGGCGGTCGAATGGACCGGACTCTGTGAGAGTGCCACCGTCGAGCTGCGCGAGTTGGCCGGGCGGCTGCGCGATTACCGGCAGGGGCTGGAACATGATCCGGATCGGTTGGCGCAAATCGAGGAGCGGCTGGACAAGCTCCAGCGGCTGAAAAAGAAGTATGGAGCGGCGGGAGCGGCGGCGACGGTCGCTCAATTGCTGGCGAAGCTGGAGCAATTGCAGGGGGAGCTGGAGGGACTGGATCAGAGCGAGTCACACTTGGCCGACTTGCGCGAGAAGGTGATAGGAGCGGAGCGGGACGCGGTGGCCTCGGCCGAGCGGCTGTCGGAGGGGCGGAAAAAAGCGGCCAAGAAGCTGGAGGCCCGGGTCAAGGCGGAGCTGTCGGCGCTGCGCATGGAACAGACCCAGTTCCAAATTGCCGTCGCATCGGATCGAAGCGAGGCGGCGCTGGGGCCGACCGGCTGCGATCGGGTGGAATTCCTGCTTTCTGCGAACCCCGGCGAACCGCTGCAGCCGATGGCAAAGGTCGCCTCGGGCGGCGAGCTCTCGCGGATCATGTTGGCGCTCAAGACCGTGTTGGCGGAGAGCGACGGTGTGCCCGTGCTGATCTTTGACGAAGTGGATCAGGGCGTCGGGGGTGCAGTGGCGGCGGTGATGGGCAAACGGCTCAAGGCCCTGGCTGCCTATCACCAGGTCTTTTGCATCACGCATCTGCCCCAGATCGCGTCCCAGGCCGGGGCCCATTATGTGGTGGAAAAGACCGTGACGAAGAAACGCACGGTGACCACGGCGCGGCGGCTCGATCAGACCGGACGGAAGGAAGAAGTCGCGCGCATGATGGGCGGCCTCGCCATCACCAAGAATGTGCGGGAGGCGGCGGCGGAGATGATCGGGGGGGCGGAAGACGGGGATTAG
- a CDS encoding Stp1/IreP family PP2C-type Ser/Thr phosphatase, whose translation MSRLPGARWYGAGRTDVGLVRQANQDALFLRDELGLWIIADGMGGHPGGDVASQVAVATTATHMAKLAGAGRPGSCDRADGLRQAVIQANVALHAEGNARPEYKGMGTTLIALHIEGFPQARATLAHVGDSRAYLHRDGALSQLTRDHSWVEDQVRAGLLSAQDAATHHLRHMLTRALGIAAQVEPDLLSLRLQTGDRILLCTDGLTKMLSDGEILNALAGYGEDTQAVCDELVRLANERGGQDNVTVLLVSDQIGMA comes from the coding sequence ATGAGCCGATTACCTGGTGCCAGATGGTACGGGGCCGGCAGGACAGACGTTGGCCTAGTGCGCCAGGCCAACCAGGATGCACTATTTCTCCGGGACGAGCTTGGCTTGTGGATCATCGCCGACGGGATGGGCGGCCATCCGGGAGGCGACGTGGCAAGCCAAGTGGCGGTCGCCACCACAGCAACACACATGGCCAAGCTGGCCGGCGCGGGAAGACCAGGCTCCTGCGACCGCGCTGACGGGTTGCGCCAAGCCGTGATCCAGGCCAACGTCGCGCTCCATGCGGAGGGCAATGCACGCCCCGAATATAAAGGCATGGGCACGACGCTCATCGCGCTGCACATCGAGGGATTCCCTCAAGCCCGGGCGACATTGGCCCACGTGGGGGACAGTCGCGCCTACCTGCACCGTGATGGCGCCCTGTCCCAACTCACCAGAGACCATTCGTGGGTGGAGGATCAGGTGCGGGCCGGGCTCCTTTCGGCGCAGGATGCCGCCACGCACCATCTTCGGCACATGCTCACCCGCGCCTTGGGTATCGCGGCACAGGTGGAGCCGGACCTCCTCTCCCTGCGCTTGCAGACCGGGGACCGGATACTCTTATGCACCGACGGGTTGACGAAGATGTTGAGCGATGGCGAGATCCTGAACGCTCTTGCTGGCTATGGAGAGGATACGCAAGCGGTCTGCGACGAGTTGGTGCGCTTGGCCAACGAACGGGGCGGACAGGACAACGTGACTGTGTTGTTGGTCAGCGATCAGATCGGGATGGCCTAA